The Halictus rubicundus isolate RS-2024b unplaced genomic scaffold, iyHalRubi1_principal scaffold0029, whole genome shotgun sequence genome window below encodes:
- the LOC143363252 gene encoding histone H4 → MTGRGKGGKGLGKGGAKRHRKVLRDNIQGITKPAIRRLARRGGVKRISGLIYEETRGVLKVFLENVIRDAVTYTEHAKRKTVTAMDVVYALKRQGRTLYGFGG, encoded by the coding sequence ATGACTGGTCGTGGAAAGGGAGGAAAGGGATTGGGAAAGGGAGGAGCAAAGCGTCATAGGAAGGTTTTGCGTGATAACATCCAGGGTATCACCAAGCCTGCCATCCGTCGTCTGGCTCGTCGTGGCGGTGTCAAGCGTATTTCTGGATTGATCTACGAAGAAACTCGTGGTGTACTGAAGGTGTTCCTTGAGAACGTTATCCGTGACGCCGTCACCTACACCGAGCACGCCAAGAGGAAGACCGTGACTGCAATGGACGTCGTGTACGCCCTGAAGCGTCAAGGAAGAACCCTCTACGGTTTCGGCGGTTAA
- the LOC143363261 gene encoding histone H2B produces MPPKASGKAVKKAGKAQKNISKTDKKKKRRRKESYAIYIYKVLKQVHPDTGISSKAMSIMNSFVNDVFERIAAEASRLAHYNKRSTITSREIQTAVRLLLPGELAKHAVSEGTKAVTKYTSSK; encoded by the coding sequence ATGCCTCCTAAAGCGAGTGGAAAAGCTGTGAAGAAGGCCGGCAAGGCCCAGAAGAATATCAGCAAGActgataagaagaagaagaggaggaggaaggagAGCTACGCAATCTACATCTACAAGGTGTTGAAGCAGGTCCACCCTGACACTGGAATCTCCAGCAAAGCCATGAGCATCATGAACAGTTTCGTGAATGATGTCTTTGAGCGCATTGCTGCCGAAGCTTCCCGTTTGGCTCATTACAACAAGAGATCTACCATCACGTCTCGGGAGATTCAAACCGCTGTCAGGCTCCTCCTGCCTGGTGAACTGGCCAAGCACGCAGTCTCTGAAGGAACCAAGGCTGTGACCAAGTACACCAGCTCGAAGTAA
- the LOC143363254 gene encoding histone H1-like, producing the protein MEDKTNSGNVTAEAVESTATPKKATKSSKSKAQRVKASHPPTSEMVNSAIKELKDRKGSSLQAIKKYIASTYMVDGEKLAPFIKRYLKTAVTSGAVVQTKGKGASGSFKLNTGKSTTEISKTKKTRSPRKEAKKPAVEKKTVAKKASPAKKPASPKKPVEKKVAAVKKTATKAAATKAKAVSEAKSPSKAKKTVKAPAAKTKTPKPKKASAAKAVKSPSKK; encoded by the coding sequence ATGGAGGACAAGACCAACTCTGGGAACGTTACCGCCGAAGCCGTGGAGAGCACCGCTACTCCGAAGAAGGCAACGAAGAGCAGCAAGTCGAAAGCACAACGGGTGAAAGCTTCGCACCCGCCTACATCCGAGATGGTGAATTCCGCCATAAAGGAGCTGAAGGATCGCAAGGGGTCATCCCTGCAAGCTATCAAGAAATACATCGCTTCGACGTACATGGTCGACGGCGAGAAACTGGCGCCATTCATCAAGAGGTACTTGAAAACCGCTGTCACTTCCGGTGCAGTGGTGCAGACCAAGGGCAAAGGTGCTTCTGGCTCGTTCAAGCTGAACACTGGCAAGAGCACAACGGAGATCTCTAAGACCAAGAAGACTAGGAGTCCTCGAAAAGAAGCGAAGAAACCAGCCGTCGAGAAGAAGACCGTAGCCAAGAAAGCTTCTCCGGCGAAGAAACCCGCTTCCCCGAAGAAGCCCGTTGAAAAGAAGGTCGCTGCCGTGAAGAAGACAGCAACCAAAGCTGCTGCCACAAAAGCCAAAGCAGTCAGCGAAGCCAAGAGCCCGTCCAAGGCCAAGAAGACCGTCAAGGCCCCTGCTGCCAAAACTAAGACTCCGAAACCGAAGAAGGCCTCCGCTGCAAAAGCAGTAAAATCCCCATCGAAGAAATAA
- the LOC143363260 gene encoding histone H2B yields the protein MPPKASGKAVKKAGKAQKNISKTDKKKKRRRKESYAIYIYKVLKQVHPDTGISSKAMSIMNSFVNDVFERIAAEASRLAHYNKRSTITSREIQTAVRLLLPGELAKHAVSEGTKAVTKYTSSK from the coding sequence ATGCCACCCAAAGCGAGCGGAAAAGCTGTGAAGAAGGCCGGCAAGGCCCAGAAGAACATCAGCAAGActgacaagaagaagaagaggaggaggaaggagAGCTACGCAATCTATATCTACAAGGTGTTGAAGCAGGTCCACCCTGACACTGGAATCTCCAGTAAAGCCATGAGCATCATGAACAGTTTCGTGAATGATGTCTTTGAGCGCATTGCTGCCGAAGCTTCCCGTTTGGCTCATTACAACAAGAGATCTACCATCACGTCTCGGGAGATTCAAACCGCTGTCAGGCTCCTCCTGCCTGGTGAACTGGCCAAGCACGCAGTCTCTGAAGGAACCAAGGCTGTGACCAAGTACACCAGCTCGAAGTAA
- the LOC143363259 gene encoding histone H2A-like: MSGRGKGGKAKGKAKSRSNRAGLQFPVGRIHRLLRKGNYAERVGAGAPVYLAAVMEYLAAEVLELAGNAARDNKKTRIIPRHLQLAIKNDEELNKLLSGVTIAQGGVLPNIQAVLLPKKTDKKA, translated from the coding sequence ATGTCTGGACGCGGCAAAGGTGGCAAAGCTAAGGGAAAGGCGAAGTCCCGTTCTAACAGAGCTGGTCTGCAGTTCCCAGTCGGTCGTATCCACCGTCTTCTTCGTAAAGGCAATTACGCCGAGCGTGTTGGAGCTGGTGCACCCGTCTACTTGGCAGCAGTGATGGAATATCTGGCTGCCGAAGTGTTGGAGTTGGCAGGAAATGCAGCTCGTGACAACAAGAAGACCAGAATTATCCCGAGACACTTGCAACTCGCCATCAAGAATGACGAGGAGTTAAACAAACTTCTCTCTGGAGTGACCATCGCCCAAGGTGGTGTCTTGCCAAACATTCAGGCTGTTCTCCTGCCCAAGAAGACGGACAAGAAAGCTTAA
- the LOC143363257 gene encoding histone H3 — translation MARTKQTARKSTGGKAPRKQLATKAARKSAPATGGVKKPHRYRPGTVALREIRRYQKSTELLIRKLPFQRLVREIAQDFKTDLRFQSSAVMALQEASEAYLVGLFEDTNLCAIHAKRVTIMPKDIQLARRIRGERA, via the coding sequence ATGGCTCGTACCAAGCAGACGGCTCGTAAATCGACTGGTGGAAAGGCTCCACGTAAGCAGTTGGCCACCAAGGCAGCTCGTAAGAGTGCTCCGGCCACCGGTGGAGTAAAGAAACCTCATCGCTACAGGCCTGGAACCGTCGCTCTTCGTGAAATCCGTAGATACCAGAAGAGCACTGAGCTTCTGATCAGAAAGTTGCCTTTCCAACGTCTGGTTCGTGAAATCGCTCAGGACTTCAAAACCGATCTGCGGTTCCAGAGCTCGGCTGTTATGGCACTTCAGGAAGCCAGTGAAGCTTACTTGGTTGGTCTGTTTGAAGATACCAACCTTTGCGCTATTCATGCCAAACGTGTGACCATCATGCCTAAAGACATCCAGCTGGCTCGTCGCATCCGTGGAGAAAGAgcttaa
- the LOC143363262 gene encoding histone H4: MTGRGKGGKGLGKGGAKRHRKVLRDNIQGITKPAIRRLARRGGVKRISGLIYEETRGVLKVFLENVIRDAVTYTEHAKRKTVTAMDVVYALKRQGRTLYGFGG, encoded by the coding sequence ATGACTGGTCGTGGAAAGGGAGGAAAGGGATTGGGAAAGGGAGGAGCAAAGCGTCATAGGAAGGTTTTGCGTGATAACATCCAGGGTATCACCAAGCCCGCCATTCGTCGTCTGGCTCGTCGTGGCGGTGTCAAGCGTATTTCTGGATTGATCTACGAAGAAACTCGTGGTGTACTGAAGGTGTTCCTTGAGAACGTCATCCGTGACGCCGTCACCTACACCGAGCACGCCAAGAGGAAGACCGTGACTGCAATGGACGTCGTGTACGCCCTGAAGCGTCAAGGAAGAACCCTCTACGGTTTCGGCGGTTAA